tatacagtctagaagggagaagagaacgctacatgataataaaagcaaGGAAAAAATTGAAGGCattgctgaaaacatcatagagctaaaaatatcagaaagagcaagccaaggtagattaatagtgcccaaaactattaCAGGAAAActcaggaaggcacacaggacattaatctactatgcaccagcatcgataatgtagcgactatttaatgtgctgccagctcatctaagaaacatatcaggagtgagcgtagatgtgtttaagaataagctcgataaacacccaagatgcatcccagatctgacagtttacttgtgaacttaagttctggagagaagaggcgaggcctttcagacccactggttttgctatgacacacccctggctcctcTCCCAGACAGCCGTAAGCGGGCACAAACCACACCCATCGGGGCGGAGCAACCAGATACatgtgagttgacaggaaccaaaCCGCCATATTTGAAGTTGCAAGTTGCTATGAAGTATATCTGTACTTACCATTCCATTTTCCTGTTGTGAGATTTATTTGAGATTGCAAATTACTACAAGTAGTAACTCAAAGTTCCAATTTGTGAATTTTAACATTTTCCATTCCTCTTTATATTCTAAGATAATATAATGTGACAGTAGTTCACCTCCCCTTTCCAAGATATTCCTATCTTGTTACCTAAAAGTTGCCTCTCCTCTAAGTGCAAGGATAAGAGTCTAAGTATAtcttaaagaaatttatgaataattgaaaaatgttatggTTGGCCTTCAGAAACATGTAAGCTGTTGACTTTGTATGTAATTACTTTACAAATCCTTTATTTCCTCCAGAATGGTCTCCTCGGTTACGGAGGAAGGGTCGGAGGGTGAACTAGACCCTGGGTCTGAAAGGCCTTgcctcttctctccagaacttaggttcacaagtaaattgtcagttctagagagagagaggcttcaacctttcagacccactggttttgctcacccgatacttcagggggcatgaagatgaagtcctgcaacgactgcatcgaaagctccctgtagacCGAGGAGAGCATAAAATGACCCAAATACAGAGTTGCTTTTCCAATTCATTCTAGTCATTATCTCTTGCAGTGTAACTCCATTTTATACATCATCCTTGAAGCTGCTTGACCTCTGATAGAGTGAAAATTGGTGGAGTGTTTTCTGGCATTGGGATCAGCTCTGAAAATACAGTCCCTGAATAGCTGCCTCATCTTTGGAAGGGACATGATCTTGAAGTTTTCATCCAGCCAAATATGGTCTTTCCTAATTATGTTTCTTTCTGCACAGATTTTGTTTGTGTACTCCAGATAAAAGTTTAATTGTCTAACTGGACAAATTTTTGGCTTGGTAGGGTGACACCTAAAGCTGAATTCAATAGGAGTGTAAttgtttctctgattcttggccatgaaggaagggtggttccttaaCACAATGGTTTCTGGCGTGAAAGTGCTCCTAGAGATACATAGATGATTAAATTGGTTAGCTCTCAAAGGGCAAGCCAAAGCTACTAGGAATAAGGTCTTCTGAATCATGAGCAGCATAGAATCATCTCTTGTAGCGTTGAGGAAGGAAACCACTTTATCAAGATCCCAGCCTGGAAATTGATGAGAATTGCTGGGTCTTCTTCTATTTACTCCATCAAGCATAGCTTTAATGTACTTGTCTTCTGCTAGACAATAATTGGGAAAGTATCCCTTCAAAACCAGTCCAAGAGCAGCTCAGTATCCTTTTAGTGTGTTGTATGCTAGGCCCTTGTCTATTAATTCCTTAAAATAGAGTAGCACTGATAAAAGAGGGAACTTGTTGTTACCTCCATATTTATTGTGTATGAACTCTTTAAAGCTACTGAAGAGATTTTGGTACTTGGCCATGGAGCTGTTTcgtaaattggaagtaattttgttGCATATCTCTGGAGGAAATATGGAAGGTAGTTGATCTTTTATATTCTGAAGGCGATCAAATTTAAGTGGTGTTGCGCTTAGGGTAAGGTACAGTCCATATGAAGTATCTGGCAGCCTTCTGCTTTGACTTTGTACTTCCGGTATTCCTTGGAGACTGTCTTGACAaggggaatccatggttccgtttcCTGGGAAACAGTGCAAAAGAGCATATTGTTATTACATTCGTTATATATCTTAAAAGCAACTTTATGCAGTAAGAAGCCTGGGGGAAAGGCATAAAGAGGAGAAGAACCTTCCCAGCTAATGTGAAGAGCATTATTACTGATTGCTTTTGTGTTGGGTACGGAAGaacaaaatcttttacatttagaattaAAGCCATTGGTGAAAAGGTCTATTTCAGGAGAGAAATTCATATCTGTACAAATTAAATTGAATAGATTGTCGTAAAGAGTGGCTTCTGGATGTATGGAACCAAAGTCTCTCGATAGGGAATCAGCCATCATATTGCATTTCCCTTTAATCCATTTAGTTTGAATGTCTAtgttgtattttcctttgatgtttagtaacactttgatggcctcctgggccgatttgttcctaatgctACCATGTTTTTTGACCCAGCAGTTTGTTACTTGTGAATCTATGTGAATTAGTACTACTTTGTTTCTTAGTTTGTCCCTGAAGTgttttatacagtaaatgcatgCAAGTAATTCTCTATTGTTAATGTGCAGAGTATTCTCATTTTGTAGCCATGTATTATTAGTTGAGAGTATGCCATGTTCTCCTACTAATGCTCCATCCCAGCCAAAGTTGGATGCATCTGTGAATAGTTCTAGATCTACTTGATTATTAGGAATGTTTATATCACTATACATGTTAGTCTGTTTCCATTCTCCTAGAAAGGATTTGAAAGAAGGAGGAATGATTCTATATCATTtagcaaaatatctatgaaatctgTGAAGGAATTTAAGATAGTGTCTACCATAAAAGGTGTAGTAGGAACAAAAGTTAAGTGATCCTATCAATCTTTGATATAATTTGAGGTCAGATCTGTTCAAGTTGGATACTGTATTGGCAAGTCTGATACATTTATCAATGTTTTTCTGCATTGGTCTCATTGTTTTGTTCTCCAAGTTATAATGAACTCCCAGGAACTCTATCTTTTGCACTGGATGAATGACagactttttaatagatatttgccaGCCCAGCTCAGTGAGCACTTCAATGACTATTTGGGTGTGAGCCTCGCATTTGTGAAAGTAATCTGCCAATATAAGTATATCATCTAAGTAGTTAAAGATGAGAATATTATATTCCTTCCTAATGTATTTAACTACTGTGTACATTAGTTTGGAAAAGATGTAGGGAGCTGTCTTTAACCCGAAGGGAACAACCGTCCATTTGAATTTGCGCTTTCCTAATTTGAACGTTAAGAATCTTGAGCACTTGAATGAAGGgggacgtgccaataagcgtccttTAAATCAAGTCTCCATGCCCAGTTGTTTAAACGCAAATAAGGGAATATAGTTTTAGGTTTCAGCATAGAGAAAGAAGGTTTTTTGATCAtagtattaaggcatttcatatcgaagattaggcgaatgctcccatcgggtttaagcttgtaaaatatgtggttagagtagtagaaagaatttttgttaatttgttctattacccctaggtctagtaatctgttacattctctctctagtATTATTCTCTTGCTAGAAGGATAATATCTATCAACCCCTAATCTTTTCAAAGTCTTTTGAgccttatttttattgataaatgggagtctcacacccttactgatcaagttgcatgcaaaagaagaatttgggagtttttgccaattttttaatttattagtCAATGACCTACCTATCCCACTTACTAGAGGGGCGTGAGAGGTTTCCTTGGAGCTGGAGGCTTCTGAAGGGAAATTTAACTCTTCCAATATCATTGAATTGTTAGTGGGTACATTTGCcaaatttttatctttactgtgtagctccaggttattttcctcttggtccaAGCAGGGCTCGATGGTATTAAGAATTAAAGAATAATTAGTTTTGTTTCTTATCTTTGACGTCTGAATTAATTGCTGTCTGTCCCCCTGTACTCCTTCCCCCTCTTCGGCCACCTCTCTTGATACCTCGCCTGTAGGGATTGAACCTATTCCTGAACCCAAAGCTTCCCCTGAAACCTCTGTAAAAGTTGAATTTCTCTCTGGGGTAGCCCTGATGCTTGCCAAAGTTGAACCTTCCACCTCTAGAGATAATGTCCCCTCCTCTAGGAAGGGGACCGCCTCGAAAGCACGAAGCAATAGCTTTCCTTTGATCATCTGATAAGACCCATATATCATTAGTTTCAGATTTAATAATAGCATCTCTGGTATCTAAATTGAGATTCCTGGGTAAAGCTCTACTTCTGAATGAGCGGATTAAACTTTTAATTAGATCAATGTGTTTCCTGAAAGGCCCAATTATCACTTTAGTAATGAAATCAATATCGTTAATCTTAGAGGGGTAAGCTAATTGCGCCagagctgcatgcccttgaaaagaagatatagccattttaatgttttcaatatcaaagtgaaatttcttcttgaaatcttcattgaacaacctgccacttggccaaaagttcaactttggaaaatttatcaatttgaaaaggtctgcaagttctttattaagattacaaacaaagaattgatcatgagagttcttgtctccttcacttaatgttaatgcaattagggagtcatttaattgtattttcccatctctatgaatggagggcacagcattgaaattgttagatatataagtaggaataggtTTGTTAAAGGTAAGTGGGTTAAATTCTTCATAGTCACTACTATCTTCATTATAAGTTGTAAATACAGTAATTCTTCATTTGCATTCTCAGGTAAATCTACTTTACGGCGAGGGcgcttaggaggaggaggaggagtattgTCATTCCTTCTTGCAGTAGAACCACCTCTGCAATAGGAGTGAAAACCTAGActcaaatttgataataaaagtttaACTGATGTCTATAATATAGCTCATGAATTTACAAATCAGGTTGGACAGCAgcagacctagaaggctgaagccaGGCAATCGGGTTCTAGGCTAAAATGGCCTTCATCGGTTAATTCAGGTCAATCGGCATCCTCTCACTAATATCCCATGCTTAAATCTATATAGCCTCTACAGTAATaatcttatattatttatatagccgacctgtcagaaattcttaagacgcagttcctcatggtaaggggtaaACCATTATATCGAAAGGAAACGAGTGTGATATAAAATTCTGCCCATTAGCTGAGGTAGGCGCAATTATACCGCCTTTGACAGGAACCCCTCCAGTTAAATGTCGACGATAGGATCTCGGTGGGATAGGCGAAAGCAGCGGCTAATAGGTAGCCTAGATTGACGTAGTATGTTAAACTTAAAATAAGAAAATGTTAGGCTAGTTAGGCTACTCAGCTCTTTGGAACGAAAGGCAAACCTAGTTAACACCTCACCTTACTACATAAATTACCTTTGGCATATAAGTATCTAGCCCTAATAATGTTTAGGCTCACTTTACACATAGTTTAGGATTATATGATAATGTACTTCGGTCtcgaaatttatctattttcaaacttttacgATTATCAATACCGCACGGTCCGTTCCGGctcattgtttaccttttactgccatgctcgtgacgtcatcagtctatatccgctgctatccaagacgtttttatataaaaacagaatattaaaccttaccctttctccactagtttcattaatgtttgattctgtaataataacaattgaagaatTTCACTGTTGGAAGGTTCCTGGCTGGTTACTTCCGTTTTGGGACATCTCTTCTTTTTGGGTTATGCCGGTAGCATATGGTCATCATCGCTAGTTTTGCTAAGATTATGCACATCTGCTGATACTAcgacttttttggacattttaattgGTTGATTAAGGCGTTGTCCCTCGTAACAATACTTATGGGAGGGTTGTAGTAATGGTGAGGTGTAACAGGTGTACCCTGTGTCCTGTCAACTTCAAATATGGCGGtttggttcctgtcaactcacatGTCTCTGGTTGCTCCGCCCCGATGGGTGTGGTTTGTGCCCACTTACGGCTGTCtgggggaggagccaggggtgtgtcatagcaaaatcagtgggtctgaaaggctgaagcctctctctctctggaacatccaagactggaagaccaaaATACattggaagatgcataagcaactctttggtggatatacgaggtgcctcacactgagggacctgggggaacccaaacataaaataaggcaacaaggctctctctctctctctctctctctctcccaagagacTTGCAGTGAttaccagataaagggtttccaaacttatagatcagacagaacaaataggaatcaagggggaaccgcaatatatggaagagacataaatcaaggaaaagtctgtgaaaaatacagcaacacagaatgtgaattgattgcggtagaatttgaatttgaaaaactagtgaatattgtagtttacagacccccaaatactaaggattttgaaataataaagggattctgacgaaggaaaaatctatttctgggcgagagacctgtgccgcccagtgaaatgctccttttgcatcatttctaaggtatctaactgctatgaattaccagagaaaaaagttgcataggaatgccagggttgaacccagctcgctcacctatataaggtgtcggtataatactggggcgtgataaatcacaaccagaggtctcgcgccatttagatatctcctcttcaatatccccgttacagcgaggtgccgttcaacacccaccactgaatgctactaccaccatctcaacccacgccaactacgtcactcctcatagcacccaagtttgggcccATTCTAGGAGGGAAGcagagggagggttcactgggcggcacaggtctctcgcccagaaatagatttttccttcgtcaaaatcccttttctgggctccacctgtgccgctctgtgaaatagtacaagagaaatggtcccaaaacttgaAACTAACACCTGAGGGGAaagtaaattaaagacaaaatataaaaaaaacatggttTAATACAAAAGTAAATAGGGATACTGAAACCCAGTGAATGAACCATTCCTTATAAGGAAGGATAAAGGGATAAATAACAAATACAGCAAAAAACTTCCAAACTATGGAAGGACGAGGAAAATGCAATTTACAATGATAAGCTGTGAGATCAAATGGTAATTTACGATCCTGAAGGTAAATTCAAACAAAATTCAACTCGTGGGAGAGAAAGGCTATTTACAGACATGATAAAATAAGAGTGCACCTTAAGGGTGCATCTCGGgtgtaaaacaaaaccaaaactaaagtagggacaataagtaaggcaggtagaaggaagtaggataGAGCAAGACCTGATTATGAATCATTACTTTCAGGaagaaccacattccctgctgccactgtagcaaattttagggcttccaaaggttttaagtagtggcgtttaaaaactttaggagacttccagcctgtatatttcgtaagttcatcaaagttcatgtggtgaaagtaattaatagaTGTAGCTACGGCTTGTATATCATGAACGTGAgggaatgattcagggttagcctgtttaatgaaatacagaatctgctgtctgattcctttcagggtgatggttcctccattttctctaatgaataagggccctgaggacttaatGGAAGTTCCATTTAAATAGGCTTTCAgtgtgtttactggacataaagatggatcctgaggaagtggaacaatcttccagggggaccatctgttctgggggtcctcatttttcgctaagaaccttttgtcaggggaaagtaggacttcccctgacgagagaaattcaatatgacctggatctctagtcaaggctgaaagttctgatattctggcgccagaagctaggctcattaggaacaaggttttccttaataatggaatgtaattacaagactcgttaagagtatcagaagccaacttaaggacgtcattcagaaaccaggaaactgagctagagcgagttgatggtttcaatctggcgcaggctctcgggattgatgagaagtatgaatctgtaaggtcaatattaaaaccaatatggaaaatctttttcaaggctgatttaattgtagtaatagtGCTGGCCGCTAGACCTGATTCAAATAGAATTCTAAAGAacgttactgtcagattcatagtcatcatctcaacctttgagtcccttaaaaactttgcaagtttcttaatagccgaatcatactgtcgaagggtggattcccttttatccgattctaaaaatagggtattttgaggatcaatatctgcacctctctgagctgcaaatttcatgaagtccataaagttagggcactctgaatttttgaggaagctaacacattgcgagtttgtactacttgtgttagtattggattgggtatctgtcgagggtggagacccagttccaccagcaggggaaaccagttgcttttgggccagttgggggctactagagcaacccGGCCCTTGAAAATTCTGagtttgtctaacactttcatcaacagatttattggtgggaataaataaattctctcccaagtgttccagtccaAAGACATTGCGTCtatggcgtaagcccgagggtccaggttgggggctacgtagcactctagtttgtggttggactctgttgcaaacaggtctatctggagacccgggacctgagacaGGATCCATTTGAATTATTTCcggtccagtgaccactccgactccagcggagtcaTCCTCGAAAGTGAGTCCGCCACTACATTTCGtactcccgctagatggactgctgacagatgccactggttcgatgctgccatggaaaatattgctaacatcacatggttgatatgacTTGACTTGGAAccccctctgtttatgcagtggaccatgacttcgctgtctagaaccaatctgataTGTTGGTTCCTGGCTGGAGCCAGTCGTTTTAGGgttaggaataccgccatggcctctaagacattgatatggAGTTGGCGGAATACTGTCGACCATAGTCCTTGGACTTTCCtgtactgggagtatcccccccccccccccccccagcctgttagggaggcgtctgtgtgaatgaccagttTTGGAGGTGGATATTGTAAAGGAACGGATTTTGccagattttttacctttgtccatggctgaagtcttttcctcagaattggTGGAAGTCGAGCTCTGTCGTCTCGATATTTctcgtttgccctggagcgccatactctgtttatatctttcagtctggccttcagtactaTATCTGTTACTGAatcaaactggagggcacccaggattctctcttgatttctcctggacgtcaatttgtccttgagaaaacgtcttgtgttctttgctatttctgtcctcttggctgttgggagacgtaGCGTGTGGGAACGcagatcccattgtaatcccagctaTTGAAACTTGTTCTTTGGGACTaggcgagatttctcgaagttgatctggaaccccaactgttgtaggaattttatcactttgtttgttgccgtgaggcagttctcgacgctgtttgaccaaatgagccagtcgtctaggtaagctactatttgaattccttgggttcgtaattcttggattaccgtctctaccagtttggtgaatatcctgggtgctatgttgagtccgaatggcattactttgaatgcataagcttggttgcctagtttgaagcctagaaacggacgaaaatgccttgctatcggaacgtgatagtaagcatctgtaagatctatagaagtggtgacggccccacggggaagtaaggtccgcacctgagagacggttagcatgtggaacttgtcgcatcgaatgtaagaattcagatgagacaggtccaagattactcttcgcttgtctgagtctttctttggcacgctgaacaagcgaccttgaaatttcaagtgttttacctctttgattgcattcttttgtaatagatcgtttgcatataagactagctcccccattggaagttgatggaaactggttggtggagggggcccttctatccaactccaccccagacctttggaaattatgctgaaagcccaattgctgaacgtcCAACGGTTTCGAAAGGtgtagagtcttcctcctacccgaGAGTTCTCAATGATTCCCTGCAGATTTACCTCCTTGGCCTCCGCGGAATCCTCGGCCTCGAGAAAGGGTCCTTGTGCTACCTCTGTTGCGAAAAGTCCCTCTCGCACTAGAGCCTCTGGCGCGTTGGTAACCCTGGAACGCACCCTGGGTTTCATAGttggggttaaaggcaggggaagtagcATAAGAGGTAGTTGCTACCTGGGCCTGAGGAACCAACACATATTGCTGTTGAGGTTGTCCTTTTTGAAGTGGAGGGCGTTACCGGGATAGTCTGAACTAGTTGTTGCGACTGCCAGTTTTGGAAGGATTGGAAAGGTCTCAGCCTCttcctacctcgagattggttgctggcaggTTAGAACTTGCGTTTAGGGACTAggccccaccgaaccttgaggctctgattgactctggcagcctcgctgaggacgTTATTGACGAGATCCTCCGGGAATAAGTCAGGGCCATAGATTGgagctttaatgagcttgttaggctcatgtctgatagtggcctcagacagaACGTGTTTACGGCAACAACGTCTGGCCGCAAGGAAGTCGTAGGCATCAGACAGCAAGGTCTGAAGCAATAACTTTGTCAGGACCTTAAAAAGGGGTACCTCTTCGTACATTAGAGAGGTCATTTCAGCCATTGTAGCTGAGTTGATGGATCTACTCAACCGGGCCCGAGCTTCAAACTCGAGACGTATCAAGGACTCAGGAAGCCTGGGAAGTCGTTCAAtgaactgtgtggaagcacagtcagcgcttagctTACCCGCTGTGAATGTGGCTGGGGCGTTAGTACAGCACTCGT
The nucleotide sequence above comes from Palaemon carinicauda isolate YSFRI2023 chromosome 2, ASM3689809v2, whole genome shotgun sequence. Encoded proteins:
- the LOC137614542 gene encoding uncharacterized protein, whose product is MVDSIPPTPYQCLRGHGGIPNPKTTGSSQEPTYQIGSRQRSHGPLHKQRGFQVKSYQPCDVSNIFHGSIEPVASVSSPSSGSTKCSGGLTFEDDSAGVGVVTGPEIIQMDPVSGPGSPDRPVCNRVQPQTRVLRSPQPGPSGLRHRRNVFGLEHLGENLFIPTNKSVDESVRQTQNFQGPGCSSSPQLAQKQLVSPAGGTGSPPSTDTQSNTNTSSTNSQCVSFLKNSECPNFMDFMKFAAQRGADIDPQNTLFLESDKRESTLRQYDSAIKKLAKFLRDSKVEMMTMNLTVTFFRILFESGLAASTITTIKSALKKIFHIGFNIDLTDSYFSSIPRACARLKPSTRSSSVSWFLNDVLKLASDTLNESCNYIPLLRKTLFLMSLASGARISELSALTRDPGHIEFLSSGEVLLSPDKRFLAKNEDPQNRWSPWKIVPLPQDPSLCPVNTLKAYLNGTSIKSSGPLFIRENGGTITLKGIRQQILYFIKQANPESFPHVHDIQAVATSINYFHHMNFDELTKYTGWKSPKVFKRHYLKPLEALKFATVAAGNVVLPESNDS